The genomic segment ATCCTTCCTCGACAAACCCCTCCTTTCCCGGAGTCGGTTCAATCAACAGGTTGGGGCGGAAGCGCTCCACCGCAAAATCAAGATCCGGTTCTCGCTGCTTCAGGGCTTCAAGGGTTGCGGTGCTGATCGCATGGATCGAGCAGGCATCGAAGAACGTGCCCTCCGGCATCTTCAGCTCAGTGGTCACGTTCTGAAAATCCCGCTCGGGTACATCGGGCCAGTACTGGTCCAGGCTGGCTCCCGGGGGAGCGAAATCCAGAAGACTGATGTCCCGGCCAAATGTCTTCGACAGCAGAGCCACCAACGATGGATCATCACTGCATCGTGTCTGCGCTGGTTCATCCACACCCGCCAACGGGCCCGTCACGGCAACGGTGGGCAAGGGGTGTCCGTCGACAGGTTCGCAGGTGTATTCAGCGGTAAACGCCAGAAGCTGCTTCCAGAACCTGGGGTTCTTGGCACTTGCAACGCGAGCTGTTGATCGATCCCAGAGTGCGTATCCGCGGTCTCCCACGACGCCGCTCGGCCCAATGGTCAATCGGCCTGGACTCTCTCCAAGCATCGACTTGATCGGGTAACGCCAGAGACGTTTGACGTGTCCCACCAGCTCGCCATGCATTCGAGCCGATCAGCAACCTTGATGACTATCAGGTTGATCACTGCATCCGATGGTCACAGGCGCTACTGACATGGCGATCTGGAGCAGCGAACCAACGTTCACCTGACGTGGAAATTCGTGGCTTTTAAGAACTCACAGGATGATCAGATGTCAAGCAACAATATTTTTGGATGAATGATTGTGTTTCCGGTGACGTCATGGCATTCATCAATCTGAGAAAGCTTTCAGCGCCAGGTTCAATGTGAGCATCCATTGTTCTTCACCTTGCACGATCACCAGTGTGATTGAACAACGGACCGCGTCCCAAACTGGGTCAGACCGAATCGAGCAAGATCCCTCGCTTGGGTGATGTGATCTGAAGGCGGAACAGTGATGGTGAGTTCACGGCAAGAGCCCATCAACCAAACAATAAAAATCATCATGAAAAACCTCACAAAACCATTCTTTGCAGGCATCCTCGGAACCATCGCTGCTCTGGGCGTCGCTGTGACCACCAGCCCCAAGGCAGAAGCTGGGACTCTTTACTGGAACAACAATGGCGGTGGCATCGTTGTCAATCGTGGTTACTACTACGACCCTCGTCCTGGTTATTACAACGTTCGGGCTCGCCACTACGGAGGACGAGGTGCTGTTGCAGGTCCTAATGGAGCCTGCGCGCGCGGTTACTACGGTCGCAGCGGATGCGTCCGTTACTGATACCAGGTCGGGACGCCTGATGCTGCAGACTCCGGCGGCTGAAAGTTATACAAAACCCGCAAGGGAAAGACAGGGCAGTTTGATTGTGCTGATCGATCTCCCGACCAAACCTCCATACACATCACAGAGCGATGACAATGGCAGCTTTCTGTTTGCCCTGACAGGGCTTGTCCATCATCATCATGCTCTGTGATCTGAATCACAGGGCCATATCAGCAGGCAAGTCAGTATTGAAATGTTGACATTTAATTTCCCCAATCTTTAACGCACCCATGGCTGAACATTCTGGGCAGACTCTACCCGAATTGAATTTCGATCTCGACCTAAATAAAAAGGGACGAGGTACATACGACGATGGAGAATTTGTCTTTAAGCGTGGCGATGAACCCTACAAAAGCAGTGCTGGGAAGCTTCGCCTAAAAAGTAGAAAAGGTGGGGACGCAGTGATTGCCAAGCTTTTTTCCGATCTAGATGGTAACGGTCGTTTCTCCAAAGATGAACTGATTTTTAAAGGATCGGTTGAAGGGGATGGTCTTCACGATCGACTTGAAGAATCGTCAGGCAAGATCCAATGGGATTACGACGATTGCACTCCATGTCGGCGAATGCCATTCAATCTGCTGTCCATTAACCCGAGTGGCTCTGAAAAAGTTGACTTCCTTAGTGTTGTATTGCCTGGGAGCGCTCCTGGTCTCGAGGTTGGTCATTTGATGGACGTCATGTGAAGCCTCCAATGTCGTTGCTGTGATGCAGATTGACCCCGTCAGCACTGGCGGGGTTTTTCGTTGCCTATTTGGACGTGTGACCAAGATCACAGCTGCAGATGACTAGGGTCATCACACGGGTCGTTGATTGTGGAGATGGTGGGTGCATCGGAGCGGACGCTCCTGATGTCCCTTACCACA from the Synechococcus sp. KORDI-100 genome contains:
- a CDS encoding MOSC domain-containing protein, translated to MHGELVGHVKRLWRYPIKSMLGESPGRLTIGPSGVVGDRGYALWDRSTARVASAKNPRFWKQLLAFTAEYTCEPVDGHPLPTVAVTGPLAGVDEPAQTRCSDDPSLVALLSKTFGRDISLLDFAPPGASLDQYWPDVPERDFQNVTTELKMPEGTFFDACSIHAISTATLEALKQREPDLDFAVERFRPNLLIEPTPGKEGFVEEGWVGGLLTIGEQLQLRVDGGCPRCVVTTLAQGKFPEEMGILRATARHNKVTAGIRLSVVTSGPMAIDDPVRLSINQ